The following proteins are encoded in a genomic region of Pagrus major chromosome 16, Pma_NU_1.0:
- the LOC141010874 gene encoding protein FAM163A-like, with amino-acid sequence MSAGTIVISGGILAGVILLCIVAVLCYCRLQYYCCKKNDSEVDVGSVVGADPLSHFPCNACNALAMDGTAINPVPLDQLETASHHNHCPTCSPYSVRSGHTDNMRNGGERLGFHTYYENPSVSLPLSANPQGSSPLSFYGPSDMFPPPPRPYSTVV; translated from the exons ATGTCAGCGGGAACTATTGTTATATCCGGAGGAATTCTCGCCGGAGTGATACTGCTGTGCATTGTAGCAGTGCTCTGTTACTGTAGACTCCAG TATTACTGCTGTAAGAAGAATGATTCTGAGGTGGACGTGGGCTCTGTGGTGGGAGCGGACCCTCTCTCACACTTCCCCTGCAACGCCTGCAACGCCCTCGCCATGGACGGCACGGCCATCAACCCCGTCCCTCTGGATCAGCTGGAAACGGCTTCTCACCACAACCACTGCCCGACCTGTTCGCCGTACTCCGTCCGCTCtggacacacagacaacatGCGTAACGGAGGCGAGCGGCTGGGCTTCCACACCTACTACGAGAACCCGTCCGTCTCCCTCCCGCTGTCTGCCAACCCGCAGGGCTCCTCCCCTCTGAGTTTCTACGGTCCTTCAGACATGTTTCCTCCCCCACCACGCCCCTACAGCACCGTGGTCTGA
- the LOC141010575 gene encoding nardilysin-like isoform X1, with amino-acid sequence MPQTNKSRNAPAESSPGSGQASAEDVDPMSQEESRAFGDAADGGGGDNVGDSEIIKSPSDPKEYRCIVLDNGLRALLISDYSGPAASEDEEEDGEEEEEEEEEEEEESGDESEDESEEDDEDDGDDEDDDEGEKKKGNAEKQSAAALCVGVGSFSDPNDLPGLAHFLEHMVFMGSEKYPSENGFDAFLKKHGGSDNASTDCERTVFQFDVQRKSFKEALDRWAQFFICPLMIRDAIDREVEAVDSEYQLAKPSDSHRKEMLFGSLAKPGHPMGKFCWGNAQTLKHEPQKKKINVYKRLRAFWKKHYSAHYMTLAVQSKEKLDTLEEWVREIFSKVPNNDLAKPDFSDMLDPFDTPAFNKLYRVVPVRKVHALNITWALPPQEEYYRVKPLHYISWLIGHEGTGSILSLLRKKCWALALFGGNSETGFDQNTTYSIFSISITLTDEGFQNFYQVTHLVFQYLKMLQTLGPQQRIYEEIQKIEANEFHYQEQIDPIEYVEDICENMQLFPKDDFLTGDQLMFEYSPDVISAALSLLTPEKANLMLLSPEHEGQCPLREKWFGTQYTVEDIQQEWMERWTGNLELNGDLHLPAENKFISTDFTLKPSDCPDTEFPVRIADSDRGCLWYKKDNKFKIPKAYIRFHIISPVIQQSAKNVVLFDLLVNILGHNLAEPAYEAEVAQLEYKLTAGEHGLVIKVKGFNHKLPLLFHLIIDHLADFSASPDVFSMFAEQLKKTYFNILIKPEKLGKDVRLLILEHSRWSMVEKYQALTAGLTSDELMEFSQNLRAELYAEGLVQGNFSSTESKQFLQYITEKLQFSKLPTEVPVMFRVVELPLKQHICKVKSLNKGDANSEVTVYYQSGLKALREHTLMELLVMHMEEPCFDFLRTKETLGYHVYPTCRNTSGVLGFSVTVETQATKFNTELVELKIEEFLASFGEKLNTLTEEAFNTQVTALVKLKECEDTHLGEEVDRNWAEVVTQQFVFDRLNREIEALKQMTRDELVSWFHEHRGPNSRKLSMHVVGFGAEENDEEAGEEGEQCRKEHLSGSTYGEVSKLTFLPPSPKMAGAEAIMDIPAFTKGLPLFPYHKILG; translated from the exons ATGCCGCAGACGAACAAATCCAGAAACGCCCCGGCGGAGTCGTCCCCGGGCTCGGGCCAAGCCTCAGCTGAAGACGTGGACCCGATGTCCCAGGAGGAGAGCCGGGCTTTTGGGGACGCGgcagatggaggtggaggggacaaTGTTGGAGACAGCGAGATAATCAAGTCCCCAAGTGACCCTAAAGAGTACAG GTGCATCGTGCTGGACAACGGGCTGCGAGCTCTGCTCATCTCAGACTACAGCGGCCCAGCAGCATccgaagacgaggaggaggacggagaagaagaagaagaggaagaggaagaggaggaggaggaatctGGAGATGAATCTGAGGACGAGTCTGAGGAAGACGACGAGGACGacggtgatgatgaagatgacgatgagggggaaaagaaaaagggaaatgcTGAGAAACAG tctgcagcagcactgtgtgTTGGAGTGGGCAGCTTCAGCGACCCCAACGACCTCCCGGGCCTCGCTCATTTTCTGGAACACA TGGTGTTCATGGGCAGCGAGAAGTACCCCTCGGAAAATGGCTTTGATGCTTTCCTCAAGAAGCATGGTGGGAGCGACAACGCCTCCACCGACTGTGAGAGGACCGTCTTCCAGTTTGACGTCCAGAGGAAGAGCTTCAAAGAGGCTCTTGACAG GTGGGCTCAGTTCTTCATCTGCCCCCTGATGATCCGAGACGCCATTGATAGGGAGGTGGAGGCTGTCGACAGCG AGTACCAGCTGGCTAAGCCGTCGGACTCCCACAGGAAGGAGATGCTGTTTGGCAGTTTGGCCAAACCTGGACACCCTATGGGCAAGTTCTGCTGGG GGAATGCCCAGACACTGAAGCACgagccacagaagaagaagatcaatGTCTATAAGCGACTGCGTGCCTTCTGGAAGAAACACTACTCAGCCCACTACATGACCCTGGCTGTGCAGTCAAAAG AGAAGCTGGACACTCTGGAAGAGTGGGTGAGAGAGATCTTCAGCAAGGTGCCTAACAA TGATCTGGCCAAGCCAGATTTCTCTGATATGCTGGATCCCTTTGACACACCAGCCTTTAACAAGCTCTACAGAG tcgTCCCTGTTAGGAAGGTTCATGCTCTGAATATTACCTGGGCCCTCCCTCCTCAGGAGGAATACTACAG AGTGAAGcctctccactacatctcaTGGCTGATTGGCCACGAAGGCACAGGAAGCATCCTCTCATTGCTCAGGAAGAA gtgCTGGGCTCTGGCTTTGTTTGGAGGAAACAGTGAAACCGGCTTTGACCAAAACACCACCTACTCTATCTTTTCCATCTCCATCACCCTCACTGATGAAGGTTTCCAAAACTTCTACCAG GTGACTCACCTGGTGTTCCAGTACCTGAAGATGCTGCAGACGCTTGGACCACAGCAAAg AATATATGAAGAGATCCAGAAGATTGAAGCGAACGAGTTTCACTATCAGGAGCAA ATTGACCCTATAGAGTACGTCGAGGACATCTGCGAGAACATGCAGCTGTTCCCGAAAGACGACTTCCTGACAGGAGATCAGCTGATGTTTGAGTACAGCCCAGAT gtgatcagtgcagctttgtCGCTCCTCACCCCGGAGAAAGCCAACCTGATGCTGTTGTCACCAGAACATGAGGGCCAGTGTCCCCTCAGGGAGAAGTGGTTTGGCACACAATACACCGTGGAgg ACATCCAGCAGGAGTGGATGGAGCGGTGGACAGGAAACCTGGAGCTGAACGGTGACCTCCACCTCCCGGCTGAAAACAAGTTCATCT CCACTGACTTCACCCTGAAGCCCTCTGACTGCCCAGACACCGAGTTCCCTGTCCGGATAGCCGACAGCGACAGGGGCTGCCTGTGGTACAAGAAGGACAATAAATTCAAAATCCCTAAAG CCTACATCAGATTCCACATAATCTCTCCTGTAATCCAGCAGTCTGCGAAGAA TGTGGTCTTGTTCGACCTGTTGGTGAACATCCTTGGCCATAACCTTGCGGAGCCGGCCTATGAGGCCGAAGTGGCCCAGCTGGAGTACAAACTGACGGCCGGTGAACACGGCCTGGTCATCAAAGTCAAAGGATTTAACCACAAACTGCCT CTGCTGTTCCACCTGATCATTGACCACCTGGCTGATTTCTCTGCCTCCCCTGATGTCTTCAGCATGTTCGCTGAGCAGCTCAAGAAAACCTACTTCAACATCCTCATTAAACCAGAGAAACTCGGCAA GGACGTGCGTTTGCTGATCCTGGAGCACTCTCGCTGGTCCATGGTGGAGAAGTATCAGGCTCTGACGGCCGGTCTGACCAGCGATGAGCTGATGGAGTTCAGCCAGAATCTCCGGGCCGAGCTGTACGCCGAGGGACTGGTGCAGGGCAACTTCAGCAGCACT GAGTCAAAACAGTTCCTGCAGTATATCACAGA AAAATTGCAGTTCTCCAAGCTGCCAACAGAGGTGCCGGTGATGTTCAGAGTGGTGGAGCTTCCTCTGAAGCAGCACATCTGTAAGGTCAAATCACTCAATAAGGGAGACGCCAACTCTGAGGTCACCGTTTACTACCAG TCTGGCCTTAAAGCCTTGCGGGAGCACACGCTGATGGAGCTGCTGGTG ATGCACATGGAGGAACCCTGCTTTGACTTCCTCCGGACCAAAGAGACACTGGG GTACCACGTCTACCCCACCTGCAGAAACACCTCAGGCGTTCTGGGTTTCTCCGTCACCGTGGAAACACAGGCTACCAAGTTCAA TACCGAGCTGGTGGAGTTAAAGATTGAAGAGTTCTTGGCTTCATTTGGGGAGAAGCTCAATACACTGACTGAGGAGGCCTTTAACActcag gTGACTGCCTTAGTGAAGCTGAAGGAGTGTGAGGACACACACCTCGGGGAGGAGGTGGACAGGAACTGGGCCGAGGTGGTCACgcagcagtttgtttttgaCAGGCTGAACAGAGAG atTGAGGCTCTGAAGCAGATGACCAGGGACGAGCTGGTCTCCTGGTTCCATGAACACCGAGGACCGAACAGCCGCAAACTCAGCATGCAT GTGGTCGGATTTGGTGCTGAAGAGAACGACGAGGAGGCTGGTGAAGAAGGAGAACAGTGCAGAAAGGAGCATTTAAGTGGCTCGACCTACGGCGAGGTGTCTAAGCTCACCTTCCTTCCCCCCTCACCCAAGATGGCAGGCGCCGAAGCCATCATGGACATTCCAGCTTTCACTAAAGgcctccctctcttcccctaCCACAAGATACTCGGATGA
- the LOC141010575 gene encoding nardilysin-like isoform X2: MCVCVTAQVQTYRPLLHRGSWLICVVSEPSFRHTRMSGRVFIIAVFRLTRCVAVLRSKLPLTASCPLVYGRALLSARSAKVSSSLARMPQTNKSRNAPAESSPGSGQASAEDVDPMSQEESRAFGDAADGGGGDNVGDSEIIKSPSDPKEYRCIVLDNGLRALLISDYSGPAASEDEEEDGEEEEEEEEEEEEESGDESEDESEEDDEDDGDDEDDDEGEKKKGNAEKQSAAALCVGVGSFSDPNDLPGLAHFLEHMVFMGSEKYPSENGFDAFLKKHGGSDNASTDCERTVFQFDVQRKSFKEALDRWAQFFICPLMIRDAIDREVEAVDSEYQLAKPSDSHRKEMLFGSLAKPGHPMGKFCWGNAQTLKHEPQKKKINVYKRLRAFWKKHYSAHYMTLAVQSKEKLDTLEEWVREIFSKVPNNDLAKPDFSDMLDPFDTPAFNKLYRVVPVRKVHALNITWALPPQEEYYRVKPLHYISWLIGHEGTGSILSLLRKKCWALALFGGNSETGFDQNTTYSIFSISITLTDEGFQNFYQVTHLVFQYLKMLQTLGPQQRIYEEIQKIEANEFHYQEQIDPIEYVEDICENMQLFPKDDFLTGDQLMFEYSPDVISAALSLLTPEKANLMLLSPEHEGQCPLREKWFGTQYTVEDIQQEWMERWTGNLELNGDLHLPAENKFISTDFTLKPSDCPDTEFPVRIADSDRGCLWYKKDNKFKIPKAYIRFHIISPVIQQSAKNVVLFDLLVNILGHNLAEPAYEAEVAQLEYKLTAGEHGLVIKVKGFNHKLPLLFHLIIDHLADFSASPDVFSMFAEQLKKTYFNILIKPEKLGKDVRLLILEHSRWSMVEKYQALTAGLTSDELMEFSQNLRAELYAEGLVQGNFSSTESKQFLQYITEKLQFSKLPTEVPVMFRVVELPLKQHICKVKSLNKGDANSEVTVYYQSGLKALREHTLMELLVMHMEEPCFDFLRTKETLGYHVYPTCRNTSGVLGFSVTVETQATKFNTELVELKIEEFLASFGEKLNTLTEEAFNTQVTALVKLKECEDTHLGEEVDRNWAEVVTQQFVFDRLNREIEALKQMTRDELVSWFHEHRGPNSRKLSMHVVGFGAEENDEEAGEEGEQCRKEHLSGSTYGEVSKLTFLPPSPKMAGAEAIMDIPAFTKGLPLFPYHKILG; the protein is encoded by the exons atgtgtgtgtgtgtgacagctcagGTTCAAACCTATAGGCCTCTTCTACACAGAGGGTCTTGGTTAATCTGTGTCGTTTCTGAGCCCTCATTTCGCCATACCCGTATGTCAGGGAGGGTCTTCATCATAGCTGTGTTCAGGCTGACACGGTGTGTTGCCGTGCTGAGGAGTAAATTACCGCTGACAGCGAGCTGTCCTCTTGTTTATGGTCGCGCCTTGCTGTCAGCCCGCAGTGCCAAAGTCTCATCATCTCTGGCGAGGATGCCGCAGACGAACAAATCCAGAAACGCCCCGGCGGAGTCGTCCCCGGGCTCGGGCCAAGCCTCAGCTGAAGACGTGGACCCGATGTCCCAGGAGGAGAGCCGGGCTTTTGGGGACGCGgcagatggaggtggaggggacaaTGTTGGAGACAGCGAGATAATCAAGTCCCCAAGTGACCCTAAAGAGTACAG GTGCATCGTGCTGGACAACGGGCTGCGAGCTCTGCTCATCTCAGACTACAGCGGCCCAGCAGCATccgaagacgaggaggaggacggagaagaagaagaagaggaagaggaagaggaggaggaggaatctGGAGATGAATCTGAGGACGAGTCTGAGGAAGACGACGAGGACGacggtgatgatgaagatgacgatgagggggaaaagaaaaagggaaatgcTGAGAAACAG tctgcagcagcactgtgtgTTGGAGTGGGCAGCTTCAGCGACCCCAACGACCTCCCGGGCCTCGCTCATTTTCTGGAACACA TGGTGTTCATGGGCAGCGAGAAGTACCCCTCGGAAAATGGCTTTGATGCTTTCCTCAAGAAGCATGGTGGGAGCGACAACGCCTCCACCGACTGTGAGAGGACCGTCTTCCAGTTTGACGTCCAGAGGAAGAGCTTCAAAGAGGCTCTTGACAG GTGGGCTCAGTTCTTCATCTGCCCCCTGATGATCCGAGACGCCATTGATAGGGAGGTGGAGGCTGTCGACAGCG AGTACCAGCTGGCTAAGCCGTCGGACTCCCACAGGAAGGAGATGCTGTTTGGCAGTTTGGCCAAACCTGGACACCCTATGGGCAAGTTCTGCTGGG GGAATGCCCAGACACTGAAGCACgagccacagaagaagaagatcaatGTCTATAAGCGACTGCGTGCCTTCTGGAAGAAACACTACTCAGCCCACTACATGACCCTGGCTGTGCAGTCAAAAG AGAAGCTGGACACTCTGGAAGAGTGGGTGAGAGAGATCTTCAGCAAGGTGCCTAACAA TGATCTGGCCAAGCCAGATTTCTCTGATATGCTGGATCCCTTTGACACACCAGCCTTTAACAAGCTCTACAGAG tcgTCCCTGTTAGGAAGGTTCATGCTCTGAATATTACCTGGGCCCTCCCTCCTCAGGAGGAATACTACAG AGTGAAGcctctccactacatctcaTGGCTGATTGGCCACGAAGGCACAGGAAGCATCCTCTCATTGCTCAGGAAGAA gtgCTGGGCTCTGGCTTTGTTTGGAGGAAACAGTGAAACCGGCTTTGACCAAAACACCACCTACTCTATCTTTTCCATCTCCATCACCCTCACTGATGAAGGTTTCCAAAACTTCTACCAG GTGACTCACCTGGTGTTCCAGTACCTGAAGATGCTGCAGACGCTTGGACCACAGCAAAg AATATATGAAGAGATCCAGAAGATTGAAGCGAACGAGTTTCACTATCAGGAGCAA ATTGACCCTATAGAGTACGTCGAGGACATCTGCGAGAACATGCAGCTGTTCCCGAAAGACGACTTCCTGACAGGAGATCAGCTGATGTTTGAGTACAGCCCAGAT gtgatcagtgcagctttgtCGCTCCTCACCCCGGAGAAAGCCAACCTGATGCTGTTGTCACCAGAACATGAGGGCCAGTGTCCCCTCAGGGAGAAGTGGTTTGGCACACAATACACCGTGGAgg ACATCCAGCAGGAGTGGATGGAGCGGTGGACAGGAAACCTGGAGCTGAACGGTGACCTCCACCTCCCGGCTGAAAACAAGTTCATCT CCACTGACTTCACCCTGAAGCCCTCTGACTGCCCAGACACCGAGTTCCCTGTCCGGATAGCCGACAGCGACAGGGGCTGCCTGTGGTACAAGAAGGACAATAAATTCAAAATCCCTAAAG CCTACATCAGATTCCACATAATCTCTCCTGTAATCCAGCAGTCTGCGAAGAA TGTGGTCTTGTTCGACCTGTTGGTGAACATCCTTGGCCATAACCTTGCGGAGCCGGCCTATGAGGCCGAAGTGGCCCAGCTGGAGTACAAACTGACGGCCGGTGAACACGGCCTGGTCATCAAAGTCAAAGGATTTAACCACAAACTGCCT CTGCTGTTCCACCTGATCATTGACCACCTGGCTGATTTCTCTGCCTCCCCTGATGTCTTCAGCATGTTCGCTGAGCAGCTCAAGAAAACCTACTTCAACATCCTCATTAAACCAGAGAAACTCGGCAA GGACGTGCGTTTGCTGATCCTGGAGCACTCTCGCTGGTCCATGGTGGAGAAGTATCAGGCTCTGACGGCCGGTCTGACCAGCGATGAGCTGATGGAGTTCAGCCAGAATCTCCGGGCCGAGCTGTACGCCGAGGGACTGGTGCAGGGCAACTTCAGCAGCACT GAGTCAAAACAGTTCCTGCAGTATATCACAGA AAAATTGCAGTTCTCCAAGCTGCCAACAGAGGTGCCGGTGATGTTCAGAGTGGTGGAGCTTCCTCTGAAGCAGCACATCTGTAAGGTCAAATCACTCAATAAGGGAGACGCCAACTCTGAGGTCACCGTTTACTACCAG TCTGGCCTTAAAGCCTTGCGGGAGCACACGCTGATGGAGCTGCTGGTG ATGCACATGGAGGAACCCTGCTTTGACTTCCTCCGGACCAAAGAGACACTGGG GTACCACGTCTACCCCACCTGCAGAAACACCTCAGGCGTTCTGGGTTTCTCCGTCACCGTGGAAACACAGGCTACCAAGTTCAA TACCGAGCTGGTGGAGTTAAAGATTGAAGAGTTCTTGGCTTCATTTGGGGAGAAGCTCAATACACTGACTGAGGAGGCCTTTAACActcag gTGACTGCCTTAGTGAAGCTGAAGGAGTGTGAGGACACACACCTCGGGGAGGAGGTGGACAGGAACTGGGCCGAGGTGGTCACgcagcagtttgtttttgaCAGGCTGAACAGAGAG atTGAGGCTCTGAAGCAGATGACCAGGGACGAGCTGGTCTCCTGGTTCCATGAACACCGAGGACCGAACAGCCGCAAACTCAGCATGCAT GTGGTCGGATTTGGTGCTGAAGAGAACGACGAGGAGGCTGGTGAAGAAGGAGAACAGTGCAGAAAGGAGCATTTAAGTGGCTCGACCTACGGCGAGGTGTCTAAGCTCACCTTCCTTCCCCCCTCACCCAAGATGGCAGGCGCCGAAGCCATCATGGACATTCCAGCTTTCACTAAAGgcctccctctcttcccctaCCACAAGATACTCGGATGA